The following are encoded in a window of Colletotrichum lupini chromosome 3, complete sequence genomic DNA:
- a CDS encoding DNA directed RNA polymerase → MSREAYQVPTAGAASAPSAAAYQSYGSEGPQMQYLCGDCGLKFQLRRADPIRCKECGCRILYKERTKRMVQFEAR, encoded by the exons ATGTCCCGCGAAGCCTACCAAGTCCCCACCGCTGGCGCCGCCTCCGCGCCCAGCGCCGCCGCCTATCAGTCTTACGGCTCCGAGGGCCCCCAGATGCAATATCTCTGCGGCGATTGCGGTCTCAAGTTCCAGCTGCGTCGCGCCGATCCCATCAGATGCAAGGAGTGCGGTTGTCGTATTCTTTACAAGGAACGGACCAAGAG AATGGTTCAGTTCGAGGCGAGATGA
- a CDS encoding aldo/keto reductase: protein MSQTSRTFTLNTGAKIPAIGLGTWQSGPNQVKLAVEAALKNGYRHIDTAFAYQNEKEVGDGIIASGVPREQIWLTTKLDNPWHKRVPEAITKSLENLQTDYVDLYLMHWPSSTDPDDLKKHYPDWDYVDTWRELQKLVDTGKVKNIGVSNFGLTHLERLLNDPSTKIVPAVNQIELHPCNPSPKLLDYCKSKGIHATAYSCLGSTDSPLYTNQTLLEIAKSKDRTPQQVLLQWGLARDVSVIPKSVSEGRIKANYDLDGWSLTDDEFKKISAISDRFKVCDGTFLPDGVKVFFGDDE, encoded by the exons ATGTCCCAGACCTCCCGCACCTTCACCCTCAACACGGGTGCCAAGATCCCCGCCATTGGCCTGGGAACCTGGCAGTCCGGCCCCAACCAGGTCAAGCTCGCCGTCGAGGCTGCCCTGAAGAACGGCTACCGCCACATTGATACCGCTTTCGCCTACCAGAACGAGAAGGAGGTCGGCGACGGCATCATTGCCTCGGGCGTCCCCCGCGAGCAGATTTGGCTCACCACCAAGCTCGACAACCCCTGGCACAAGCGCGTCCCCGAGGCCATTACAAAGTCCCTCGAGAACCTCCAGACCGACTACGTCGACCTCTACCTCATGCACTGGCCCTCCAGCACCGACCCCGACGACCTCAAGAAGCACTACCCCGACTGGGACTACGTCGACACCTGGCGCGAGCTGCAGAAGCTCGTCGACACCGGCAAGGTCAAGAACATTGGTGTCTCCAACTTTGGCCTCACCCACCTCGAGCGCCTCCTCAACGATCCCTCCACCAAG ATCGTCCCCGCCGTCAACCAGATCGAGCTTCACCCCTGCAACCCCTCCCCCAAGCTCCTCGACTACTGCAAGTCAAAGGGCATCCACGCCACCGCCTACTCGTGCCTGGGCAGCACCGACTCACCTCTTTACACCAACCAGACTCTCCTCGAGATTGCAAAGTCCAAGGACCGCACTCCCCAGCAAGTCCTCCTCCAGTGGGGCTTGGCCAGAGACGTCAGCGTCATCCCCAAGTCCGTCTCTGAGGGCCGCATCAAGGCCAACTACGACCTCGACGGTTGGTCCCTCACCGATGACGAGTTCAAGAAGATCTCCGCCATCTCCGACCGCTTCAAGGTCTGCGACGGCACCTTCCTTCCCGACGGTGTCAAGGTCTTCTTCGGCGATGATGAGTAA
- a CDS encoding HIT domain-containing protein — MTPNSQFDAGVSHPEGQCPFCVIATEYPPYDPSKPPQDEGDNSTLDPNRIPTPAFVVLSTPLLIAFLDILPLSRGHLLLCPRAHRPKLTDASPDESAEMGRYLRVLSNALARTTGVEDWNVVQNNGAAAAQVVMHMHFHLIPRPEIRASGRYSESFTMFGRGRREELDDEDAEHFAKELRENVADILREEKHKPKL, encoded by the coding sequence ATGACACCAAACTCCCAATTCGACGCGGGCGTATCCCACCCAGAAGGCCAATGCCCGTTCTGCGTAATCGCAACAGAATACCCTCCCTACGACCCCTCCAAACCCCCACAAGACGAAGGCGACAATTCGACCCTCGACCCAAACCGCATCCCCACGCCCGCCTTCGTCGTCCTCTCCACGCCTCTCCTCATCGCCTTTCTCGACATTCTCCCGCTATCCCGCGGCCACCTTCTCCTCTGCCCGCGCGCCCACCGCCCGAAACTCACCGACGCCTCGCCCGACGAGTCGGCCGAGATGGGCCGGTACCTGCGCGTGCTGTCCAACGCCCTGGCGCGCACGACGGGCGTGGAGGACTGGAACGTGGTGCAGAACAACGGAGCCGCGGCGGCGCAGGTCGTGATGCACATGCACTTCCACCTCATTCCGCGACCCGAGATCCGCGCGAGCGGGCGGTATAGCGAGAGCTTCACCATGTTTGGGCGGGGCCGGAGGGAAGAGCTGGACGATGAGGACGCGGAGCATTTTGCAAAGGAGCTGCGGGAGAACGTGGCTGATATCTTGAGGGAAGAGAAGCACAAGCCGAAACTTTGA